GCCTCTACGTGCGAAACACCAACGTAACGCAAGCTGCTTGCCGGGATCACCGCAGACACGGCCTCCACTACGAGCGGAAACAATCGCCGCGGACCAGTGTGAAAGAGGAGCGAAAACTCGTCCACAACGAGAAACTGGTTGAACGAAAAGCCGTTGGGCATGCCACCCAACGCAACCGGCGTGTTGATCCGGTAAATGCGTTCGGCAACTTCCTCGATATTGGTCCCCGATTGCAGATTGGTGATCATCGCATGGTCTCCCTTTGCTCGCGGTCGCCGGCCACCACACGGCAGCAGCCAGTGCCACATCAGCCGGCCGGTTGTGTTTGCCCTAACGTCGGCTGGCTACGCATCTATGTGTTTGTGCCCGTTCGTTTCATGCCACCGGGCGGAACCTCCCGCCTTGTGCCTGACTATCAGGGTCGCCTCCCGAGTGCGAGCCTCGTCGCTACTTTTTGGTTGCGTACTCCGGCGCCGGCCGAGGTACGCTGGGCGCTTGTATCCAAGCGACTGGAGGGCACACCAAGCAGAGCCCTGCGATCTTTCGGCTCAACCGCGGCGGCGGACGCTTCGCTTGCGGCCAAGGTAATCCACGAGCAAATACCGCCCCAGGTCGCGCGGGTCGGTGTACAAGGCCCGCCCTTTATTGATCCGGGTCATCTTTTCGACAAAGGCACGCAGCGCCGGACTATCGTCGAGCATGAACGTATTGATCACGATGCCCTTGCGGGTGACCCGTTCTACCTCGCGCAAAGTCTCCTGGGCGGCGCGGACACTCAAGCCCCCGAAAGAGAGCGGCCACTCGCAGTACAGCCGCCCCCGAGAAAAGTATGCCGTCGGCTGGCCATCGGTAATCACAATAATGTGCCGGTTACTGGCCGGGTGGCGATCGAGGAGTTCTGTAGCCAATCGGAGCCCCTCTTGGAGGTTCGTAAACGGGTCACCCATGTTCCAGGTGACCTCCGGAAGGTCGCTCACTTTGAGCTCGCGAGCACGCGTGTAAAAACCCACGATGCCAAAGTAATCGCGAGGAAAACGGGTACGAATCAGCGTCTCCAACGCGAGCGCCACGCGTTTCGCGGCTGGGAAACGGCCTTCCCAACTCATGGACCAGCTCATGTCGAGCAACAGAACGGTGGAGGTGGTCGTCGCATGTTCGGTCTCGTACACGGCAAAATCGGCAGGATCCAACTCGATCGGAGAGCTGGCCTTCCGGAGCAGCGCGTTCTTTAACGTTTGCACGAGGTCCAGATACAGCGGATCACCAAATCGAAACGGCTTGTTCCCCTCGAATCGCAATTGCGCACTCCCGCGATACTCCGTCGCGTGGCCCCCGAAGCGGTCGCGCAGGAGCCCTTGGTAAATATCCTGCAAGGCCAATTGGCCGAGCCGGCGCACCCCTTTGGGGGAGAGTTGCAAGCGCTCGCCGGCGCGCACGAGGTAACCCGCGTCTTCGAGCATCGTGCGAATGGCGCGCAGTTGCTCCACAGCGACCACGGCATCTACCCCGAGCAATTCTTCCAAATCCTCGCTGTCGATCTCATCGAAGGCCTGGTGGGCCAAAGCGTTCTCCAGGCGTTTCAGTCGCTGCACGAGGTGCATGACCTCGACTGCCTCCTCGTAATCCAGCGGCTCCGCGCCGCGGAACAAAGGCCCGTACTGACCGATGAATTGCTCCAACTCTTCGGCGTCCTCGAATTCCTCCAACAGGTGTGCAAACTCGCGCGCAGCGTCCCGATCGGTAAAGCGGTAATTCTGCAGCGCCTGGATGGCTTGCCCGGGGTTGCGCGGCAGTCGGTCGAGAGCGTCGAGGCGATCTTGGGCCGAAGCGTCTTCGCCGAGTTGGCCGCGCAGCGTATCCCGTTCCAGTTCCAAGACCTCGTCGAGACGATCCCGCAAAGTATCGAGTGCGTGGTCCAAGTTGTATCGCTCGAACTGTTCTTGGATCTTTCGCCGGACCTCCTCCAGCAGTTCGTCGAGGCCAACAAGGCGAGCGTCCTCCCACTCAGCGCCGCGACGCAACAACCAATCGAGCGCCTCGACGAGATTGTCTGTGTGCTCCAGGTAACGCCGGAGTTCCTGAAACACACGGTCCGGATCGACTGGCCGTCGCTGCCGCCCATCCCAAACGGTGTAACGGGTGACGAGCATGGGGAGTCCTCGATCCCTATTCGCGGCACCTGCGGGCGCACATCATTGCCGGTAAGTCAGGCGCCCGCCTTGCCGCTCCTTGTTGAGTTTTTGATGCTGGTGCAACCCCTCGAACAAGAACTCGCTGACGGAAGCGATGAACGCCGGACTCTCGATGCTCCCGAACCGGCGCACGGCCGACTCGAGCCCCGGAATGGCATGCACCCCCTCGAGGTACTCCTCCGAAGGCATCATGTCCGAAACTTCGACGCCGCCGCCGCGCTCGAAATATGTGAGAATCGGGCGGAGGTCGTCCACTTTGCACCAGCGATCGAACACCTTCAGCACGGCCCGATCGAGCAAGCGATCGAACAAGTCCACTGGGCTTTTTTCGTCACCCAGAAACTCGATCTCCAATTTACCGGATGTCGAAGCGAGCATGGCGTGCAGGTCACTGATACGCGGAACGATTTCCGGCTCTTGATTGCGAATAGCGCGTTTCTCCGCATTGCTGAGCAAGCTTTCGTAATTGTTGATGGTCGTGCGCACGCTCACGCCAGAGGCCTGGTTGATTTCCTGGCTTGCCCGCGCCTCGAACGTCAATTGGGCCACGATTTCTTTCATGAAGTCCGGCACCAACAAGGGACGGCTCGCGAACCGAGGCAAGGCGGCTTCCTGCTCCATGATGGCAATTTCGTCCTCCAATCGCCGCGGGTAATGGGTGCGGATTTGAGCGTCGAAGCGATCCTTGAGCGGCGTAATCAAGCGCCCGCGGTTGGTGTAGTCTTCGGGATTCGCACTGGCCACGATGACGATATCGAGCGGCAGGCGGATCTTGTAGCCTTTGATTTGAACGTCCTTTTCCTCCATCAAGTTGAAGAGGCCCACTTGCACTTTCTCGGTCAGGTCCGGCAGCTCGTTGATCGCAAAGATCCCGCGATTCGTGCGGGGAATGATCCCGAAGTGAATCGTATCCTCGTCGGCCAAATAGCGGCCCTCGGCGACTTTGACGGGATCAATTTCCCCAATGAGGTCGGCCACGGAGACGTCCGGCGTCGCCAATTTCTCACCATACCGCTGCTCGCGCGTCACCCACCCAATGGGCAGGGCATCGCCCAGTTCTGCCGCCAAGGCACGGCAGCGCTTGCAAATCGGCGCGTACGGATTGTCGTGAATTGGGCAGCCTTCTACGGCCGGCACGACCGCATCGAGCAAGCGCACTAGGGAGCGAATGATGCGAGACTTTGCCTGCCCCCGCTCGCCCAAGAACACCATGTGATGGCCAGCCAGGATGGCGTTTTCGATCTCCGGAATCACCGTGTCGTCAAAGCCGATGATTCCCGGCAGCAGCCGCTCCCCCCGCTCCAAAATGCGAA
This sequence is a window from Candidatus Binatia bacterium. Protein-coding genes within it:
- a CDS encoding magnesium chelatase, translated to MEQIRTLGQLKASGYQVMPVREEMRQNLIRILERGERLLPGIIGFDDTVIPEIENAILAGHHMVFLGERGQAKSRIIRSLVRLLDAVVPAVEGCPIHDNPYAPICKRCRALAAELGDALPIGWVTREQRYGEKLATPDVSVADLIGEIDPVKVAEGRYLADEDTIHFGIIPRTNRGIFAINELPDLTEKVQVGLFNLMEEKDVQIKGYKIRLPLDIVIVASANPEDYTNRGRLITPLKDRFDAQIRTHYPRRLEDEIAIMEQEAALPRFASRPLLVPDFMKEIVAQLTFEARASQEINQASGVSVRTTINNYESLLSNAEKRAIRNQEPEIVPRISDLHAMLASTSGKLEIEFLGDEKSPVDLFDRLLDRAVLKVFDRWCKVDDLRPILTYFERGGGVEVSDMMPSEEYLEGVHAIPGLESAVRRFGSIESPAFIASVSEFLFEGLHQHQKLNKERQGGRLTYRQ